AAGTTCATCATGGCAACAGGTTATGGGTCTATAAACTTACATAAGGCTGTTTTTTTATACTCAAATTACCCCAACCCaccctaatagtaataataataataataataataataataataataataataataataataataatagtaataataataataataataataataataataataataataataataataataacaacagctgCCCCACCTGAATAGGAATTCTGAGATTTCTTGTTCTCAGTACCAACTTACCGTCCAGTCTGGATGAACTAGCACATCTGTCATTTCAAGCACGAGGGTGTACGGAGGTTGAATGTATGGATATGTGAGTGGGTCAGGAAGCAGTTTTTCCCGAGATGGCTCTCGAATCATCTGGAAACAAACAAGATCCATCACAAACATCTTCATTACCAATATTTCAGGAACGAAATTTgaacaacataaaattttacaAGGCCTACATCATCACCACATCCACTGTATGTCTAATTACCAAGGAAGTTGCGGGTGTGCTAGCAGGTTCATACTATGTTGAAGCCAACGAAATCTGACGTAGCTGGGGACCTCTCATAGCAAGTACCCTACATTATACATGGGACAACACCAATACCAAGACAGAGTCGGGTGTGTGATATGAATTAAAGAAACTTAAGTCTAGAAAATCTAGTATAACTTTTTGTATTGATAAGACAAAAAGATGTCAGAACATCAACACCTAACAACTTAACGTTTGCGAAGTAAAAATCTGATCAACACTGATGAAATGGGTTCAAAGGCTGTGATTTGGTAACTACTAAATTAACCATGTGGAGTTCATTAGTTTTGCACAGACTAGTATTGAGAATACTATACaggtaaaattaatatttgaagagaaaaattcgttccagcgctggggatcgaacccgggtccttggttctacgtaccaagcactctgaccactgagctatgccgaattcaatccacagcaccggatcgaactctcctcctacagtgttattttcCTACATGTTATTattttggtccaacagaataatatctgttatagtgcATAGATTtctgtgcactttactgcggaatcccggccattagtcactcaactgagtgcggtccttgtacaatggcagttgacttgaaatataaacgtcaacgtatatgcccaacttggagtcaggccacaaaaggaaaaataacactgtaggaggagagttcgatccggtgctgtggtttgaattcagcatagctcagtggtcagagcccatggtacgtagaaccaagggttcgatccccggcatcggaacgaatttttctcctcaaatattgtcaatataacagatattattcctTTGGACCAAAATAATAACATCTTTACTAAATTatacagataaaataaaagagcattaagtgacaaaaacaaatcaaaaacacTGTACCCTCTTGTAGTAATCCATCTCCTTCCACATTCGGCTGAAGAACTGTTGAACCATTGGCATCTGACTGAATTCATCCTCCACAATGTGACCATTCTCATCTCTCTTGGGTTTACCTAACGACAagaaatttatttcttctaattcaaCTCAACACCAACATGTACATTTAATTTGCCtgtgtatgttttcaacactagGTTCAATTGTGTAtcaaaatgaaatttttagtGCACAAATAGATTGATGGGGGTACAAATCTCACACTTATACAAGTGAATAAAAGAGTTGAGTCGAGGTAAGTGGATTAGAGTAGCATAACAACATAGAGTAGAATAAAAGCACAAGAGTAGGAGTAGGGTAGAGAAGGAGGATGGGAGGGGaagggaaggagagagagaggaggagaGTAGATGAGGGGAGGGCAGAGGAAAGGAGAGGAGAAGATAGGAGAGCAGAGCAGAACAGGAGAAGAGAGGACAGAGAAGGGAAGGTGAGGAGAGGATGGGAGAGGACAGGACAGAAGCGGAGAGGAGAGAGGAAGGGACGAGAAAGGAGAGGGAACAGAGGGAGAAGACGAGACAAGGAGAGGGGAGTGACAGGGAAGTGAGGAGAGAAGAAGGATCTCctgtatttgcccctaattttcaacagtctcctggctcctgtatttttcttctcttccgaGCTTTTTTTCCCCCTTATTTTTAcaatgtaaaaatcattattcgAAATATTTGATTTTGCAGTGAATGATGATTgcttatatgatgaattttgttgttcaagagatgcactGAATGTGCAGTTTTCTTAGAAAGTCCCTAACGCTTCCCAGAAATGGGAAAATCaaacagtattaatattataaatttagaaaaactaGCTAGTTTTGTGTAAGCATAGGAAGTAGTAATGCTCGTACAAAGAGGATATTTTATCTTATGGACAATAATTGGgcagatgttcgaaacagaagCACAACACATGTAATCAAATCAGAATTGCAAACTGCAGTCAACTTCAACTATTACGGgagacaaaatctgtctaaaatattcttaatttaagcctagctggcgaagtgtagaataaagttgtttttttttttagtaactgaacggaataatttttcaattttatatgtgaaattttaTCAATTCCTTAATCTctcatattttcttaaaaaaaaagttggcaatccTAGTAGAGGAGGGGAGAGAGGATGAGAGAGGAGGGTAGGGGTGGAGACAGCAGAGGAAAGGAGGGGTGGAGATAAAAGAGGAGAGGAGAAGGGATTGGAGGGGAGAGTAgaaaggagaggagagaagaaaagagagaatGAAAGGGGTGAAGAGGGGAGGGTACAGGGGTCAGAAAGGAGAGGTGAGCAGAAGAGAAGAATGAATAGCGGAGAGAAGAGAAGTACAGACAAAACGACagcaaaaacgaaaaaaagaaagagcAGCATATAAGAAGAAgaggaaagagaaggaaaaagagacgaggaaagaagaaaggataATGGAATGAGGAGGAAAGAGGGAATACAGGTGCACAAAAGAAGAGAAGGGGATGAGAGACGAGAAGAGGTAAGGGGAGGGGGAAAAAAGTGGAGAAGAGGGGAGACAGAACTACTGTGGATATGAAAGTCCTCACAGGGAAAGGATTTGTTTCCCAATCACTTTTAATCCATACagttatactggtgacagactacagtcactaaccGCGATTATCAACCTAATCGCaatcgggtttgtagtgtgtcaccgttcCGATCGtgatcaggagctaaatcctgtttccacAACAAGATAATCACGCTGACGAAAGTAagattttagtaatctttggtttcgaatcaccttgatttatattattaagaaagtcgtgatagcttctgctgtgaaattttgttaccccttccattgtattctATGAAACAGAAACtaaaatgaatggctagaaaatgaatttggctactattagatgTAGTGGAGAAACTTAATGCAGATGTGataaaagtaaaaagaaagaaatatattaacaaatgacagacgtattattcatatttcatatatatagagagcaatagaaggctgctgaaagatgtttcatttcaataaataatggattacaaactggaactggtttctttttcagattttcaatttcagtctccattacgacgtTATCATTGAGGTTAAGGttgattttaaaaacatgttttattacaaaataatataaatttttggcacgatataaattttataggttataaaatctcttttcaaaataatataaatagtaatgatataaattgtatcagtttacattgtaaagtatataacaattttaacaaataaattcccatatcaagctgcaagaaacaaaaaaaaaaaaagaaaaaagaaaaagggaaaaaacaatgaacaaacatcaaaagaaagtatgaactttagatgttgtccaggagggaaacaaacatatacgtatgtacatagagaaaattgtttcctctatggtaattcaactgttgaccagacgggacctagtgtgtcaccacattttcggtaatcgcgatcgggcctgatcgcgataagtgctaatcgtgattagtactgtagtctgtcaccagtattacaATGTAACTAGTTCGGTGCACATACCTAATTCGTAAATCATGTAGGAACCAACAATTCCAAAAGTAGCTCCGAAAGCAATCATGCTGTATTTCATTGCTTTCCATGAAGCATCCCGCCTCTTCTGCTCCTCTCGATCCTCATCTTCCCCAGACAGAGGTGATCCTAGAGGGCTACCAGTCTTCTTCAAGCCTTCTATGGAGTCCGCTACATCTTTCGCACTAGTTGACTGTGGAACTGGGACACACAATCACAACTCTACAAAGTTACATATATGTACATTGCTGTCTTCCCCTGGTCTAGGCTCTAGGCAGTAATCCTGAGTCAGCATAAAAATTTTGGAGTGCAtgaggtcaaatgattttattctcaaacgcctggcattagaaaacaacaacaacatttaatatTTGGATGACTCTTTAtgttatattcaagaaaagatcTTATATCGTAATTAacgaagaaattaataaaaaaaataccacaCAAAAAACATAGTTTAGTCAATATTCTTTAGAATTAAAAAGAAATCACGTAATGCAATCAAATGatgaataaaaaatgttatttcatattatgtaacattgTTTTATACTTCTGTTATATTCTCTTTCAGAACATAAATACAGATAAAATTTCATAACCTCTCAATACAACAGTAACTTAAGTTTGGCataactatacaattttcctagTCCCTAGAAAATTGTTCTATCGAGGTTCGACTTTATTAGCTACCGTGACAATATTAATTCCAGATATAATTTCATTCACACAGTAACCATCTCAGTTGATTCCGGCAGCTACCATAAGCAGTTATCAGTTTGGCGAACAATACGGAAATCTGCAAGATTTTTCTAGTATCAGAAGTGTTACATGTTGTAGTGATTATTCAAAACTTAACATCTTATTGAAGTACAATGGCGAGtcataagcaataacatgagctgcagccaggaagtcaaaaggaggatagcaatggcaaaggaagctctggaaaaagaactaaggaaatgTTACATGTTGTAGTGATTATTCAAAACTTAACATCTTATTGAAGTACAATGGCGAGtcataagcaataacatgagctgcagccaggaagtcaaaaggaggatagcaatggcaaaggaagctctggaaaaagaactaaggaagagactactgaagtgctttgtgtgaagtgtggtattgtatgggggcagaaacatatgcattacgacgaaatgaagacacacgaacagaagcatttgaaatgtgaggaaaatttcagtatacggattccttaTTGACAATTATATCTGAAATTACTAAAAAGAGCAtttttgtctgcgtttgtcgaatgcgcagcatcttgcttacgaaaaggcactcttcagtgccaataatttattttgtgtgcacaaggttggaattttgaagtaagagagaAAGgtaggaatccgtgttctgaaatttatccccaATATTGACCTCCCACATGAGAAAGAACCAAACTTTctaatatttccattattatacaGTACAGCTAAATATCTATAACGAAGTGAGGTTATGTTAATTTCTGATTCAatgaatatacagtaatatattatgtaataccatttaaactggaatatttcctattttgtgaAAAAATAGGTCCGTTAAGTTCACTGTGACAATAAGAACTGCACTTTCTTGCAACTGGTGTGGCTCGAAATTTCGTAATATTAACACCAGCTATTCGCAAACAACTCCATGTAACATTCGCCATTGCTTTTCACGGCAACGAGCAACATTGCGGGAAATTTGACGAGTTCGTGAACGAAGTGGAACGAATACAAAGAAGTACACAAGTACCACGTTCCTCATATAGTAGCACATGCAAAACGCGGGAAATGAATCATATGAGTTGAAGGACTTCAAGTTTTATGCTGTATTTCTGACTTTTACTTAAATTTCATTGGTACTCTATAAAACGCCTTGTTCACTGAAAATAACACATTGTATGTAGACGACAGTACAGCTGTGATTtatgatatatttaatataaattacaattatatatCTTGAGGACACAGGTTTTCCCACGTAGGTAAGAAATAAATCGAAGGCTAAGAGCACAAAGGTTGCATgtgcaaaaaaaattggaaaaatgggTTATGTTTCAATCTGTGAAgaaggagggagagagagagagagagagtgtgtgtgtgtgtgtgtgtgtgtgtgtgtgtgtgtgtgtgcattttTGGTAATTTCCTACAGGATTCTGATGTTCACGAGAAAAGAGAGCCGTTAGTAGCGGATATTGATGAGGAAGTAATTACGCCATAGGTGACGTCATGAATCATGACAGTAGAACTCCAATAAAATTATCCGGGCCCCAATCAACCGGATCCCCAATTATCCGAATCGATTTGggcaaaatacaaaaattaatactgtACAGTACAATCGTGACTTCAAAACAACGTATATTATTCTAAATGTTCCAAGTAAAATAGAGTACAGTGACTATACAGAATTATGTACTGtactgaaattaatttgtattataatactttatcttaatttttagtttttatttactttaacgtacaattttaatagtacaGATTAGGTACTGGTAcatgaaaatacataaatgattagaattacagagaTCTGTGACGATGAAATTTCAGTATGGCgtgaagcctccatgcgctgcaGTCAGAGCCTCTAAGCGTCGTGGCAAGGAAACAAAGAGGGCTTGGATATGTTtctggggaatctccctccacgcagtttgtaatcagtcttaatttttacattataaaaagacTGACTTTTGTATGGAATTCAGAAAACGAAAATTCATCTTTCTACTTCTAtccttattaaattatttggtaGGCTACCTTTGTATTTTGAATAACATAATTCAAGAAAATGGTAATTTCGTTCTCAACATTGTTAAGTATTTATGTCTACATACAATACaagataaatacatattactTATGTAGCGCACACCCatttgagcaagctcgtgtttGTACAGTACTAAATGAAACaacaaagtttcaataaaattacaaaaccaatacaattattacaaaacagagaTAATTATGAACCTgttaaaggaactgaattgttgcgaaattCGTAAAAGGTATTAAGAGAAAATGTGTGTGTTAACTTTTTGTATTTGTGTGTTCAAGGATTCTGGTATCATACCATTACAATGGATGATGTAGAGGAGCATCAAGAAGAAAGTGGAAGTTCAGAACTTCATGAAATAGTTGCAACTACTGAGCCATCCATCGAAGATGAGATCAAAGACTTGGTTAACATGATCACCCTAACCGAAGCCAGACTGCTATTCCAAAAGACAAAGGATGCTCATTGTTAGTACAATACTATTAGTCATCACTCTGTAATAAGAATGAAGATTCGAAATAGTTAGTATCCAAAGCTTGGTTTCTGGTAAAGTCATTTGCTGTCTCAGATTCTGTTACTATCAGGTCGTTTTAAATTAAACCCACCATTCactaatagaaagaaaaaaattaaacttgttgCTTAATCTCACCacggatgttgttgttgttgttgttttctaatgccaggcatttggcaatgaagtcatttgacctcttgcactccaatatttttcaaacatattatcatgaccagccactgaagcacagattttgagatgtttcgaatccatttcttggtttgagttgcacaatggacagttaggggactgatatattccaattctatgcaggtgtttggccaaacaatcatggcctgttgccaatctaaatgcagctatagacgattttcgtggtaaatcgggaattaactgtggattttgatgcagagagttccattttttcccttgggattgtattattaaattttgtttgttgaagtctaagtatgtagatttaataaatcttttcacagagtaatacgtagatttagtaacaggtctgtaagtagcagtgctgcccttctttgctaaagcatcagcattctcgtttcccaggattccacaatgggatggtatccattgcaatacaattattttattgagtgatattaattgagagagcattttagttatttctgctgtttgagatgaaggtgtgtgtttagagactattgatagaatagctgctttggagtctgacaatataactgcattcctaaatttattgatgtggcatagaagattcctgagactttccttTATTGctatgatttcaccatcaaaacttgttgttccatatccaagagatctataaagtgagaagagacagcacgtaacacctgcaccggcaccttgttctctggggatcaaggatccgtcggtgtataaatgaagccagttttgtggagggtacctaatattaattgtctctaaagacaattgtttcattatttcagtgtttacttctgatttcagtatttcttctgttaaatttagattatattctatatttaatagagttaaagggtttggtttaatttgtaagttttcttttaaattcgggatattgattttctgtttaaattcttgaacaatggatatgaaacttgtttgagttttcaatctacagagagaactgtatgaatgccaattgtttcctggtaatctgataagtttttcatattgaatcagttaACACAATTCTCCCAGCAAGTGATGGATACCAATTTCATAGAATCTTTGTGGCCGGAATTGAACCATTGTTTAACAGCATTTTGTACTGCTCCATCTGAGAGAAATATTGCTCTCTTCAGGCATTTCTTCAAATCTTCAGAAATATTGAAATTGCGTGAAATAATTCGTATTCATATTGTTTATGagatacaaaaaattttgttatcCCAacaatctaaaattattttagaactAGGAATAGCTTTCAAAATTGTCAtataatatctaaaaaaaattacaccATCTGGATCCTCCAAATCATATGAAAAAGGAAATCCTCATGTACAATGATGCAAGACACGTCTTGTAGAGTACATTTGGCAGCAGTGCATGGTGCCTGTATTGGCTGCTTGTGAAATGCCTTTAGCTGTCGCATGGAATACACTGTAGCAGTGATTTCTACCTTAACCTTTTGATTCCTAACGTCAACTTTAGTTGAAAAACCAAAAGTCGATTTTATTAGAGGTAGATTATTTCCGTAACATCCCTGGGTTTTATTGTGAGGCAAGCGAACGATCCTAGACAGGGAGGTGTGATGCACAGTATTCAGTTCATCAGCTTATGTCATGCAAAGAAGCCTATCTGCAATCCATTCTGTACCAGTtagtgttacttacttacaaatgtcttttaaggaacccacagattcattgcctccctcacataagtctgccatcggtccctatcctgtgcaagattaatccagtctctatcatcatatcctacctccctcaaatccattttaatattatcctcccatctacgtctcggcctccccaaaggtctttttctctccagtctcccagctaacactacatgcatttctggatttgcccatgcatgctatatgccctgaccatctcaaatgtGTACTACTTAgtgtagaaaataataataataaacgcgaCTTGAACTATACTACCAGCATCCGTCTGTGTGTAAAGAATCTTActagaatttaaattatgttttatttaataatgtttgaACTGCCAGGGTTATATCAACAtcaccggtgtgctggaattttgttctgtaggagttcttttacatgccagtaaatctactgacatgagcctttcgcatataaacacacttaaatgccattgatctgggtcaggatcgaacctgcaacttcgggcacagaaggccagtactaCTGACTGCTTCATTTATTAAaactagcttacttacttacaaatggcttttaaggaacccgcaggttcattgccggcctcacataagcccgccattggtccctatcctgtgcaagattaatccagtctctatcatcatatcccacctccctcaaatccattttaatattatcctcccaactacgtctcggcatcctcaaaagtctttttccctccggtctcccaattaacactctatatgctttttctggattcgcccatatgtgctacatgtcctgcccatctgaaacgtctggatttaatgttcctaattatgacaggtaaagaatacaatgtgtgcagttctgcgttgtgtaactttctccattctcctgtaacttcatccctcttagccccaaatattttcctaagaaccttattctcaaatagccttaatctctgttcctctcctaaagtgagagtccaagtttcataaccatacagaacaaccggtaattagCTTAGTTaacatatatttctattttaCTATTAGTATATCAGcatttcatgatgatgatgataataataatattaataaagtttaTTACTAGAAAGCaaattgtaaatatataaacattctaaatatacaaaaattcgtgttttaataaaatcttatttctttacgaacaaattggtgtttttatttttgtggaatctaaaaatttgacaaactttttaccatttcaaaatgggaacttagttttgaataaccttatatataGTGCAgtaaaattgaaatgtgttgtgactgTGATAAAAGTTTTGAAAATGGGTTTACAGTATAGTGCCaaattggcagtgataaaagtgtgcagtaTTCGTTCAGCAGTGTCTGTCTTGAATTAACTCTAATGCTAACAAGTGAATGTTACAGGTAAACTTCCAAAGGACACAGAACCACTAAATATTGAAGAGTCATCTTCCATAATATCTACTTATGAGGAGAGAATGTCAAAAACTATTTTACGCAAGAAGATGTGGGCGATTTGTGCAGAATCTTCAGCTGTGATGAAACTCGTCTCCCAGGCTGCCAAAGATAAAGCTGAAGGAAATGGAGATGATTCTAAGTAAGTTAcgcaatatttcatttctctgtaactaattaatattgtagttgttctTGGTGGCTGAATGCTGACCCTCCTTGTTATTAAATctcacatcatcattatcatcatatgcACTACAGCCCTGTTCAGGCCACGGTCTCCTTAAGGATTTTCCTCCATGACTCCCTATTCCTTGTCACCATCCACCAGTTCTTGACTCCAAGCTTCCTCCATCTTCAattattccatccatccaacatAATTTGGGTCTCCCAACACTTCTTCTTCCTTCCGGTTTATACtccatcagtggcgtagcgtcaatgtaagctaaaaagcttagcttccccagttaataataatttcataataaacctgcagtttatgaacaaaattatttattaattttaatagaatttatatttacgtgttaaatattgtgatgcggcagctcaggatgatttgtgatgcagcagtaaacaagaagcctgcacttaccagcttccaagcagactggtttcttctgtgtaatccaccctgcagattttccatccctttctaactaaactaccctagtcgcaaggctcgcaagaagctagctttaacatttaaagtaaatagtttccgagttatcccttttcgtcagttgtgttcagttgaagtgttagtgtgcattgtggttgatataataaataatgagcgaaataacagttcctgacactaatttacttgaatttttttaggacaattgtattatcaagactcatttacgaacaaaagtgtgatttaaaaaacaaatgaccgactcccttgctgtcaatgaaggacacaaccaaaagacagacgcatacagatgtaatgatactaatattgtgatttctctaagtatgacagggagtgagctaatgttatacgtatacgtatctatttgttagagatatgtgtaaaccgtgaaatcatattttcctacgtatcatttgaggtcatgccttattggtgttacttacgatgttccaaccaatcttcgactgctgacttgaaattgactactatttattttaaaactgtatttttgtaatacgttttctcatattgcatgaaagacaacttgagttagcttcccctgttcaaaatttcatgctacgcctcTGTACTCCATGACTCACTTAGGGATTTCTCTATTATCTATTCTGTATACATGTCCAGCCCAACGCAATCTTGCGACTTTTATGGCTGTAACAATGTCTGAATACCCATAAAGTTGGTACAACTCATGATTGTACCTATGTCTCCATTCTCCCCCTTCACTTATGGGTCCGTATATTTTGCGCAATATCTTTCTTTCAAACAAGCCCAATTTATTGATATCAGATTGAGacagggtccaagtttcacattcaTACATTAACACTGGCCTTACCAATGTtttgtacagagc
This sequence is a window from Periplaneta americana isolate PAMFEO1 chromosome 2, P.americana_PAMFEO1_priV1, whole genome shotgun sequence. Protein-coding genes within it:
- the LOC138691897 gene encoding mitochondrial import inner membrane translocase subunit TIM50-C-like, with product MANVTWSCLRIAGVNITKFRATPVARKCSSYCHSELNGPIFSQNRKYSSLNVPQSTSAKDVADSIEGLKKTGSPLGSPLSGEDEDREEQKRRDASWKAMKYSMIAFGATFGIVGSYMIYELGKPKRDENGHIVEDEFSQMPMVQQFFSRMWKEMDYYKRMIREPSREKLLPDPLTYPYIQPPYTLVLEMTDVLVHPDWTYKTGWRFKKRPGVDHFLEQVAPPLFEVVVFTAEQGMTVFPILDALDPNGYIMYRLVRDATHFVDGHHVKDLECLNRDLSKVIVIDWNSESLKFHPRNMLRLPRWKGNDDDQALWDLAVFLRTIASEKVDDVRNVLDYYHQFDNPVEAFRENQRKLLDQMEAKEKQLKDNPPGASLANRWTPNFLKPR
- the LOC138691903 gene encoding uncharacterized protein isoform X1, translated to MFLGNLPPRRFWYHTITMDDVEEHQEESGSSELHEIVATTEPSIEDEIKDLVNMITLTEARLLFQKTKDAHCKLPKDTEPLNIEESSSIISTYEERMSKTILRKKMWAICAESSAVMKLVSQAAKDKAEGNGDDSNEFMDILHETMKLQGELEQIFKMQEEIALQIVARKEELQQKLHDYNQLLKAQKEEQQRRAAAEQEDVQLEEKLTKKLEKLNVMRMLMINLIAFSNVNYIKHPEWTDILLNKQTIVTDESLADM